The following are encoded in a window of Mycobacterium decipiens genomic DNA:
- a CDS encoding zinc-dependent alcohol dehydrogenase produces MSDGAVARALVLEAPRSLVVRQYRIPPIGEDDALVRVEACGLCGTDHEQYTGELAGGFAFVPGHETVGTIAAIGPTAAQRWGVSVGDRVAVEVFQSCRGCANCLGGEYRRCLRHGLADMYGFIPVDREPGLWGGYAEYQYLAPDSMVLPVAGDLSPEVATLFNPLGAGIRWGVTVPETKPGDVVAVLGPGIRGLCAAAAAKEAGAGFVMVTGFGPRDAERLALAAQFGADLAVDVAIDDPVAALTKQTGGLADVVVDVTAKAPAAFAQAIALARPAGTVVVAGTRGLGSGAPGFSPDNVVLKELRVLGALGVDTTAYQIALDLLMSRRYPFVSLPRRCVRLEDAEDLLATMAGEREGVPPIHGVLTP; encoded by the coding sequence ATGTCAGACGGCGCGGTGGCGCGGGCACTGGTATTGGAGGCCCCGCGCAGCCTGGTCGTTCGCCAGTACCGTATTCCGCCCATCGGCGAGGACGACGCACTGGTGCGGGTAGAGGCCTGCGGGCTGTGCGGCACCGATCATGAGCAGTACACGGGCGAGCTTGCCGGTGGGTTCGCCTTCGTACCCGGCCACGAGACGGTCGGGACCATTGCGGCCATCGGACCGACCGCGGCGCAGCGGTGGGGCGTATCAGTCGGCGACCGGGTCGCCGTCGAGGTATTCCAGTCGTGTCGCGGGTGTGCAAACTGTCTTGGCGGCGAGTACCGGCGCTGCCTACGGCATGGCCTCGCTGACATGTACGGTTTCATCCCGGTCGACCGCGAGCCCGGCCTATGGGGCGGCTACGCCGAATATCAGTACCTGGCACCGGATTCGATGGTGTTGCCCGTGGCCGGTGATCTCAGCCCGGAAGTGGCCACCCTGTTCAACCCCCTGGGCGCCGGAATACGTTGGGGAGTAACGGTCCCCGAAACCAAACCGGGCGACGTCGTTGCGGTGCTGGGCCCGGGTATTCGGGGGCTGTGCGCTGCCGCGGCGGCAAAAGAGGCCGGTGCCGGGTTCGTGATGGTGACTGGGTTCGGCCCCCGCGACGCCGAGCGGTTGGCGCTCGCCGCACAGTTTGGAGCCGACCTCGCCGTCGACGTCGCGATCGACGACCCGGTCGCCGCCCTGACCAAACAGACCGGTGGCCTGGCAGACGTCGTCGTCGACGTGACCGCCAAGGCGCCGGCAGCATTCGCGCAGGCGATCGCGCTGGCCCGGCCCGCCGGGACCGTCGTGGTTGCGGGCACCCGGGGCTTGGGCAGCGGGGCACCGGGATTTTCGCCCGACAACGTTGTGCTCAAGGAGCTGCGCGTGCTCGGCGCCCTCGGCGTAGACACCACCGCCTATCAGATCGCGCTCGATCTGTTGATGTCCCGTCGATATCCCTTCGTGAGTCTGCCTCGCCGCTGCGTGCGGCTTGAAGACGCCGAGGATCTGCTGGCTACCATGGCCGGTGAACGCGAAGGTGTCCCACCTATCCACGGAGTGCTCACACCATGA
- a CDS encoding TetR/AcrR family transcriptional regulator, whose protein sequence is MSSTGTRRRRAVSDEDKSQRREEILTAAKKVFARKGFHATTIADIAKQAGLAYGLIYWYFDSKDDLFHALMAVEEDALRAHVAAELACVGGSTDSTGGQAPLRALLQTSVLATFEFFEADNATVKLLFRDAYALGDRFERQLGGIYERFIDEIEAVVVAAQERGEVVDVPSRMVAYTLAALVGQLAHRRLNTDDSVTAGQVADFVVSLVLDGLRPRPPSAGTSGGRAARS, encoded by the coding sequence ATGAGCAGCACCGGCACCCGGCGGCGCCGAGCGGTTAGCGATGAGGACAAGTCGCAACGGCGCGAGGAGATCTTGACCGCGGCCAAAAAAGTATTCGCCCGCAAGGGTTTTCATGCCACCACGATCGCGGACATCGCCAAACAGGCCGGCCTCGCGTACGGCTTGATCTACTGGTACTTCGACTCGAAGGACGACTTGTTCCACGCGTTGATGGCCGTTGAAGAGGATGCCCTGCGGGCTCATGTCGCGGCCGAATTGGCCTGCGTTGGCGGGTCAACCGACAGCACCGGGGGACAGGCACCGCTTCGGGCGCTGTTGCAGACTTCAGTGCTGGCCACATTCGAGTTCTTCGAAGCCGACAATGCCACTGTCAAACTGCTGTTCCGCGATGCCTACGCGCTGGGGGACCGGTTCGAAAGGCAGCTCGGCGGGATCTACGAGCGGTTCATCGACGAAATCGAAGCCGTCGTCGTTGCCGCTCAAGAGCGTGGCGAGGTGGTGGACGTACCGTCCCGGATGGTCGCCTACACGCTGGCGGCATTGGTGGGGCAGTTGGCACACCGACGGCTCAACACCGACGACAGCGTCACCGCCGGCCAGGTAGCCGACTTTGTCGTTTCGCTGGTGCTAGACGGGCTACGCCCGCGTCCACCGTCGGCCGGGACCAGCGGTGGTCGGGCCGCCCGAAGCTGA
- the ileS gene encoding isoleucine--tRNA ligase, with translation MTNNAYPKLAGGAPDFPALELEILDYWAHDDTFRASIARRDGAPEYVFYDGPPFANGLPHYGHLLTGYVKDIVPRYRTMCGYQVERRFGWDTHGLPAELEVERQLGITDKSQIEVMGIVAFNDACRASVLRYTDEWQAYVTRQARWVDFDNDYKTLDLSYMESVVWAFKQLWDKGLVYEGYRVLPYCWRDETPLSNHELRMDDDVYQSRQDPAVTVGFKVVGRTPDNPLDGAYLLVWTTTPWTLPSNLAVAVSPDVTYVLVGAGDRRFVLAEARLSAYARELGEEPEVLGSYPGSELLGTRYLPPFAYFMDSPNAFQVLAGDFVTTEDGTGIVHMAPAYGEDDMVVAEAVGIVPVTPVDSKGCFDVTVPDYQGQHVFDANTQIVRDLKTASGPAAVNGPVLIRHETYEHPYPHCWRCRNPLIYRAVSSWFVAVTKFRDRMVELNQQIAWYPEHVKNGQFGKWLQGARDWSISRNRYWGTPIPVWKSDDPDYPRIDVYGSLDELERDFDVRPTNLHRPYIDELTRPNPDDPTGRSTMRRIPDVLDVWFDSGSMPYAQVHYPFENADWFDGAHRGSPDKQVDAHYPGDFIVEYIGQTRGWFYTLHVLATALFDRPAFKTCVAHGIVLGFDGQKMSKSLRNYPDVTEVFDRDGSDAMRWFLMASPILRGGNLIVTEQGIRDGVRQVLLPLWNAYSFLALYAPKVGTWRVDSTHVLDRYILAKLAVLRDDISASMEIYDIPGACEQLRQFTEALTNWYVRRSRSRFWEEDADAIDTLHTVLEVTTRLAAPLLPLITEMIWRGLTRERSVHLTDWPKSDLLPSDADLVAAMDQVRDVCSAASSLRKAKKLRVRLPLPKLTVAVDNPQRLKPFTDLIGDELNVKQVELTDAIDAYGRFELAVNARVAGPRLGKDVQGAIKAVKAGEGVVNPDGTLSVGPAVLAPDEFSSRLVAADPEFTAALPDGAGLVVLDGTVTPELEAEGWAKDRIRELQELRKSTGLDVTDRIRVVMSVPVDREDWARTHRDLIAGEILATSFEFAEPAEGVDIGDGVRVSIAKT, from the coding sequence GTGACCAATAACGCATATCCGAAACTCGCCGGCGGGGCACCCGACTTTCCGGCACTCGAGCTCGAGATCCTTGACTATTGGGCCCACGACGACACCTTCCGGGCCAGCATCGCCCGGCGCGACGGTGCCCCCGAGTACGTGTTCTACGACGGGCCCCCGTTTGCCAACGGCTTGCCGCACTACGGGCACCTGCTCACCGGCTACGTCAAGGACATCGTGCCGCGATACCGCACCATGTGCGGTTACCAAGTCGAGCGTCGCTTCGGCTGGGACACTCATGGGCTGCCCGCCGAACTCGAAGTCGAGCGTCAGCTGGGCATCACCGACAAATCCCAGATCGAGGTCATGGGCATCGTGGCGTTTAACGACGCCTGCCGGGCATCGGTGTTGCGCTACACCGACGAATGGCAGGCGTATGTGACCCGCCAGGCCCGCTGGGTCGACTTCGACAACGATTACAAGACGCTCGATCTGTCCTACATGGAGTCGGTGGTCTGGGCATTCAAACAGCTGTGGGACAAGGGCCTGGTGTACGAGGGCTACCGGGTGCTGCCCTACTGCTGGCGTGATGAAACTCCGCTGTCCAATCACGAACTGCGAATGGATGACGACGTCTACCAAAGTCGCCAAGATCCCGCGGTCACAGTGGGATTCAAGGTGGTGGGCCGCACACCGGACAACCCGCTGGATGGCGCCTATCTGCTGGTATGGACGACGACTCCGTGGACCCTGCCGTCGAACCTCGCGGTTGCCGTAAGCCCGGACGTCACTTACGTACTGGTCGGAGCGGGCGATCGTCGTTTCGTGCTGGCCGAAGCACGGTTGAGCGCCTACGCCCGCGAGCTTGGTGAGGAGCCCGAGGTGCTCGGCAGCTACCCCGGCTCCGAACTATTGGGCACCCGCTACTTGCCCCCATTTGCGTATTTTATGGACTCGCCCAACGCTTTTCAGGTGCTGGCCGGCGACTTTGTGACGACCGAGGACGGCACCGGCATTGTGCATATGGCGCCGGCCTACGGCGAGGACGACATGGTGGTCGCGGAGGCGGTCGGAATCGTGCCGGTCACTCCGGTCGATTCCAAGGGCTGCTTCGACGTCACCGTTCCCGATTACCAAGGGCAACATGTCTTTGACGCCAACACGCAGATCGTCCGGGACCTGAAGACCGCAAGCGGCCCAGCTGCGGTGAACGGCCCTGTGTTGATCCGCCACGAAACCTACGAGCACCCCTACCCGCACTGCTGGCGATGCCGCAACCCGCTGATCTACCGGGCCGTGTCGTCGTGGTTCGTCGCCGTCACCAAGTTCCGTGACCGCATGGTGGAACTGAACCAGCAGATCGCCTGGTATCCCGAACACGTCAAGAACGGTCAGTTCGGGAAGTGGCTGCAGGGCGCCCGGGATTGGTCGATCTCCCGGAACCGCTACTGGGGCACGCCGATTCCGGTGTGGAAGTCTGACGACCCGGACTACCCGCGCATCGACGTGTACGGCAGCTTGGACGAGCTGGAGCGTGACTTCGACGTTCGCCCGACCAATTTGCACCGGCCCTACATCGATGAGCTCACTCGGCCCAACCCCGACGATCCCACCGGGCGTAGCACGATGCGGCGCATACCGGATGTGCTCGACGTGTGGTTCGACTCGGGCTCCATGCCGTACGCGCAGGTGCACTACCCGTTCGAGAATGCGGATTGGTTCGACGGGGCCCATCGCGGGAGCCCCGACAAGCAGGTCGACGCGCATTATCCCGGCGATTTCATCGTCGAGTACATCGGACAGACCCGTGGCTGGTTTTACACACTGCATGTGCTGGCCACTGCGCTCTTCGACCGGCCGGCATTCAAAACCTGTGTGGCGCACGGGATTGTCCTTGGTTTCGATGGCCAGAAGATGAGCAAGTCGCTGCGCAACTATCCGGATGTGACAGAGGTGTTCGATCGTGACGGCTCCGACGCCATGCGATGGTTTCTGATGGCCTCGCCGATCCTGCGCGGCGGCAACCTGATCGTCACCGAACAGGGAATTCGCGACGGTGTGCGGCAAGTCCTGCTGCCACTCTGGAACGCCTACAGCTTCCTGGCTCTCTACGCTCCGAAAGTCGGTACCTGGCGCGTCGATTCGACGCATGTGCTGGATCGCTACATCCTGGCCAAGCTGGCCGTGCTACGCGATGACATCAGCGCGTCCATGGAGATCTACGACATCCCTGGTGCCTGCGAGCAGTTGCGCCAGTTCACCGAGGCATTGACGAATTGGTATGTGCGACGTTCGCGTTCGCGGTTCTGGGAGGAAGACGCCGATGCGATAGACACCCTGCACACGGTGCTGGAGGTGACTACGCGGCTGGCCGCCCCGCTGCTTCCGCTGATCACCGAGATGATCTGGCGCGGTCTCACGCGCGAGCGCTCGGTGCACCTGACGGACTGGCCAAAGTCCGACCTGCTGCCATCGGATGCCGACCTGGTCGCCGCGATGGACCAGGTACGAGATGTCTGCTCGGCCGCATCGTCGCTGCGCAAGGCCAAAAAGCTGCGGGTGCGGCTGCCCTTGCCGAAGCTCACTGTGGCAGTGGACAACCCACAACGGTTGAAGCCATTCACCGACCTGATCGGCGACGAGCTCAACGTCAAGCAGGTCGAACTGACCGATGCGATTGACGCCTATGGGCGATTCGAGCTCGCCGTCAACGCCCGGGTGGCCGGGCCGCGGCTGGGCAAGGATGTGCAGGGCGCCATCAAGGCGGTCAAGGCCGGCGAAGGCGTCGTCAACCCGGACGGCACCTTGTCGGTGGGCCCCGCGGTGCTGGCGCCCGACGAGTTCAGCTCCCGGCTGGTGGCCGCCGACCCGGAGTTCACCGCGGCGTTGCCCGATGGGGCCGGACTGGTTGTTCTCGACGGCACGGTGACCCCTGAACTCGAAGCCGAGGGCTGGGCCAAGGATCGCATCCGCGAACTGCAGGAGCTGCGTAAGTCGACCGGGCTGGATGTAACCGATCGCATCCGCGTGGTGATGTCGGTGCCTGTTGACCGCGAAGACTGGGCGCGCACCCACCGCGACCTCATCGCCGGCGAAATCCTCGCCACCAGCTTCGAATTCGCCGAACCCGCGGAGGGTGTGGACATCGGTGACGGCGTGCGGGTGAGTATCGCGAAAACCTGA
- a CDS encoding APC family permease: MVLAGAAPLAAVGAVVPMVVRVSQNAAAFVFFVAATIILVLFAVGFTKMTRFVDDAGAFYSYIQAGLGRIPGVGAAMLALSSYFLLLVSITCYLGAVTANTVTDLGGPGTPWWVWTALWLAVTGMLGYRDIELSSKVLAFMLVAECLVVIVVDVALIAAGGYRGMSASVAAVDPVALSRGVPSLGLMFAFLCFIGFETTAVFRNEAITPQRTIPRATYLAVTGVGLFYAISAWALTVGVGADKLVDAATDDPANLVVGLAKTHVGPVMQEVMQLLLLTSLLACMLCFHNVATRYVFTMGTRALLPKAVGVIHAKHGSPSRASLATTIVTTATVPVVAAAHMDPVSQVYPWFSGAATLGVIVLMALTSLAVAVFFWTHRQVREPLAPTRIVPVIALVCLAGLAWIVASHLVLLIGGVAASRVLLALIVATFPAGMITAAILRTRRPHAYQALSQPALKPALYEAAGDRV; this comes from the coding sequence ATGGTGTTGGCTGGGGCTGCGCCTTTGGCCGCGGTCGGCGCGGTGGTGCCAATGGTGGTTAGGGTCAGCCAAAACGCCGCCGCCTTCGTGTTTTTCGTCGCGGCGACGATCATCCTGGTCTTGTTCGCGGTTGGCTTTACCAAGATGACGCGGTTTGTCGACGACGCCGGAGCCTTCTACTCGTATATTCAGGCCGGTTTGGGTCGCATCCCCGGCGTAGGGGCAGCCATGCTGGCGCTCAGCAGCTATTTTCTGCTCCTGGTCTCCATCACGTGCTATCTCGGTGCCGTCACAGCCAACACCGTCACAGATCTGGGCGGCCCCGGTACACCATGGTGGGTTTGGACAGCCCTGTGGCTGGCTGTCACGGGGATGCTCGGCTACCGCGACATCGAACTAAGTTCAAAAGTTCTGGCGTTCATGCTTGTTGCTGAGTGTCTGGTCGTCATCGTCGTTGACGTGGCGCTGATCGCTGCCGGCGGCTACCGGGGCATGAGCGCGAGTGTTGCCGCGGTCGATCCTGTCGCGCTGTCCCGGGGTGTGCCGTCGTTGGGGTTGATGTTCGCCTTTTTGTGCTTTATTGGCTTCGAGACCACCGCGGTCTTCCGCAACGAGGCCATCACACCGCAGCGCACCATTCCACGGGCTACCTACCTGGCGGTCACGGGAGTCGGACTGTTCTATGCCATCTCGGCATGGGCTCTTACCGTCGGTGTGGGAGCAGACAAGCTGGTCGACGCGGCCACCGACGACCCCGCCAATCTCGTTGTGGGCCTGGCCAAGACCCATGTCGGCCCGGTGATGCAGGAAGTGATGCAACTGTTGCTGTTGACCAGCCTGCTGGCCTGCATGCTGTGCTTCCACAACGTGGCAACCCGCTATGTGTTCACCATGGGAACCCGTGCCTTGCTTCCGAAAGCCGTGGGCGTGATCCACGCCAAACACGGCTCCCCATCGCGCGCCTCCCTGGCCACCACGATCGTCACGACAGCCACTGTGCCGGTGGTCGCGGCAGCGCACATGGACCCGGTCAGCCAGGTATATCCATGGTTTTCTGGAGCCGCCACCCTGGGGGTAATCGTGTTGATGGCGTTGACTTCACTGGCGGTGGCGGTCTTCTTTTGGACACACCGGCAAGTTCGGGAGCCCTTGGCGCCAACCCGAATTGTGCCGGTGATCGCGCTGGTCTGCTTGGCGGGGCTGGCCTGGATCGTTGCCTCACACCTTGTTCTGCTCATCGGCGGGGTCGCGGCTAGCCGGGTGTTGCTGGCGCTGATCGTCGCGACGTTTCCCGCCGGCATGATCACCGCGGCGATCCTGCGGACCCGCCGCCCGCACGCCTATCAGGCTTTGTCCCAACCGGCGCTGAAGCCTGCTCTGTATGAGGCAGCGGGTGACCGTGTCTAG
- a CDS encoding PaaI family thioesterase, whose translation MSDPLTAQEQHKRRQAVRDLMPKTPFIGGLGIVFERYEPDDVLIRLPFRADLTNDGTYFHGGVIASVMDTAGAAAAWSNHDFDRGTRASTVAMSIQYTGAAKRCDLFCHARTARRRKELTFTEITATDPAGNIVAHAVQTYRIV comes from the coding sequence ATGTCCGACCCGTTGACCGCGCAAGAACAGCACAAGCGTCGCCAAGCGGTGCGTGACCTGATGCCGAAGACGCCGTTTATCGGTGGGCTGGGGATCGTTTTCGAACGTTACGAACCTGACGACGTCCTCATCCGACTGCCGTTCCGTGCCGACCTCACCAATGACGGCACCTATTTTCACGGTGGGGTGATCGCGTCGGTGATGGACACCGCCGGCGCGGCCGCTGCCTGGTCAAACCACGACTTCGACAGGGGCACCCGCGCCTCCACAGTCGCGATGAGCATCCAATACACCGGCGCCGCCAAGCGGTGTGACTTGTTCTGTCACGCCCGCACCGCCCGGCGCCGCAAGGAACTCACCTTCACCGAGATCACCGCGACCGATCCCGCCGGGAACATCGTCGCCCATGCCGTGCAGACCTACCGGATCGTCTGA
- a CDS encoding class I adenylate-forming enzyme family protein translates to MCTVAEAHRVLTAPGQPYETEQRIVAGRRTSVWKNAPATLLDLFGSARAHGDRLFVVYENQRVSYRSFARAAVALAHALSDDGVQPGDRVAVIMSNRPQWPVAFYGALLAGAIVVPLNAWWTARELEYVLSDCDARVVIADRERLARLGPSLSVCAAMRRVYVTQDTAELDHCDRAVVPLEAVIGDSSAWDGLPDQPPPDLKVDPDADATIFYTSGTTGKPKGAIGTHRNAATVAFASGFGPARAALRRGEPIPVPDHHAPAKCTLLSVPLFHVTGSLTILHSVMLAGDHIVLMSRWDPREALNLIERERCTTIGGVPTIAWQILHHPDRQQFDLSSIETVNYGGAPAATALAQRITDTWSQATPAQGWGMTETSGTFTAHGGEDYLTHPDSCGLALPTGDMIIVDKRGNQLRPNQVGELWVRGANVVRGYWNNPTATAEAFTDGWLRTGDLARINPDGYLTIVDRKKDMLIRGGENIYTTEVESALYEHPAVVDAAVIGLAHPTLGEQPAAVVHLVAGADVSDAELHDHLAQRLARYKLPVSFARHPEMLPRNPNGKIVKQALRHHFQ, encoded by the coding sequence ATGTGCACTGTGGCCGAGGCCCACCGTGTGTTGACTGCACCTGGGCAGCCCTATGAAACCGAGCAGCGCATCGTCGCCGGACGTCGCACCTCGGTGTGGAAGAACGCACCGGCAACCCTGCTGGACCTATTTGGTTCCGCGCGCGCCCACGGCGACCGCCTGTTTGTGGTCTATGAGAATCAGCGGGTCAGCTATCGGTCGTTTGCGCGGGCAGCGGTGGCTTTGGCCCATGCGCTATCAGACGATGGGGTCCAGCCCGGCGACCGAGTCGCTGTCATCATGTCGAATCGACCACAGTGGCCGGTCGCCTTTTATGGCGCATTGCTCGCCGGCGCGATCGTGGTGCCGCTGAACGCTTGGTGGACCGCCCGAGAGTTGGAATACGTTCTATCGGATTGCGATGCACGAGTTGTCATCGCCGATCGGGAACGGCTTGCCCGCCTTGGGCCGTCGTTGTCGGTGTGTGCCGCGATGCGCCGGGTCTACGTCACCCAGGACACAGCCGAGTTGGACCACTGCGATCGCGCTGTTGTCCCGCTAGAGGCAGTGATCGGCGACAGCTCGGCCTGGGATGGGCTTCCCGACCAGCCGCCGCCTGACCTGAAGGTCGATCCAGACGCCGACGCCACCATCTTCTACACCTCCGGTACTACTGGAAAACCCAAGGGGGCCATCGGAACCCACCGCAACGCCGCAACCGTCGCATTCGCCTCAGGATTCGGGCCAGCGCGCGCAGCACTACGCCGTGGTGAACCGATCCCGGTGCCCGACCATCATGCGCCGGCCAAATGCACGTTGTTGTCGGTGCCGCTGTTCCATGTGACTGGGTCGCTGACAATCCTTCACTCCGTGATGCTGGCCGGCGACCACATCGTGCTCATGTCCCGCTGGGATCCACGTGAGGCACTTAACCTCATCGAACGCGAACGCTGCACCACCATCGGTGGTGTGCCCACCATTGCCTGGCAGATCCTGCATCACCCCGACCGTCAACAGTTCGATCTCTCCTCGATCGAAACGGTCAACTACGGAGGCGCCCCGGCGGCAACAGCGCTAGCACAACGGATCACCGACACCTGGTCACAGGCCACCCCCGCACAAGGCTGGGGTATGACCGAAACATCGGGCACATTCACGGCCCACGGCGGTGAAGATTACCTCACCCACCCCGACAGCTGCGGCCTGGCGCTGCCGACCGGAGACATGATCATCGTCGATAAGCGCGGAAACCAGCTGAGGCCGAACCAAGTCGGCGAACTATGGGTTCGCGGAGCCAACGTTGTTCGCGGCTACTGGAACAACCCCACCGCCACCGCGGAGGCATTCACCGATGGTTGGCTTCGCACCGGAGATTTGGCCCGTATCAACCCCGACGGCTATCTCACGATCGTCGACCGCAAGAAGGACATGCTCATCCGCGGCGGGGAAAACATCTACACCACCGAGGTCGAGTCCGCGCTCTATGAGCATCCCGCCGTCGTCGACGCCGCTGTTATTGGACTAGCCCACCCCACCCTCGGTGAACAACCCGCAGCGGTGGTGCATCTAGTCGCCGGCGCCGATGTCAGCGATGCCGAACTGCACGACCACCTTGCCCAGCGCCTGGCCCGGTACAAACTGCCCGTTTCCTTTGCCCGCCACCCCGAAATGCTGCCGCGCAATCCGAACGGCAAAATCGTCAAACAGGCACTGCGACACCATTTCCAATAG
- a CDS encoding Rv1535 family protein, with product MTAALYDEVVTVAPAPKLQVVRDVSPIPAPKKVARRGDALPFGAGGDPLVDGAARLLSIPLRHLYAALWRVGLLEVQA from the coding sequence ATGACCGCTGCACTGTACGACGAAGTCGTAACCGTAGCCCCCGCCCCCAAGCTGCAAGTAGTGCGGGATGTATCCCCGATCCCCGCGCCAAAGAAGGTTGCTCGCCGGGGCGACGCGCTGCCTTTCGGCGCTGGAGGTGACCCGCTGGTCGACGGGGCGGCCCGTTTGCTGAGCATTCCGCTGCGGCACCTGTACGCCGCGCTGTGGCGCGTCGGGCTGCTCGAAGTCCAGGCCTAA
- a CDS encoding carboxymuconolactone decarboxylase family protein, whose amino-acid sequence MTTSRVPLLPVDEAKAAADEAGVPDYMAELSIFQVLLNHPRLARTFNDMLATMLWHGALDPRLRELVIMRIGWLTACDYEWTQHWRVASGLGVSADDLLGVRDWQGYNGFGPTERAVLAATDDVVRDGVVSAQSWAACERELHCDRAILVELVTAIGAWRMVASILHSLKVPLEDGVSSWPPDGQHPE is encoded by the coding sequence ATGACAACATCCCGCGTGCCCCTGTTGCCGGTCGACGAGGCCAAAGCCGCTGCGGACGAAGCCGGCGTACCTGACTACATGGCCGAGCTCAGCATCTTCCAAGTGTTGCTGAATCATCCGCGACTGGCGCGGACCTTTAACGACATGCTCGCCACCATGTTGTGGCACGGTGCCCTGGACCCGCGGCTGCGCGAACTGGTGATCATGCGGATTGGCTGGCTCACCGCGTGCGACTACGAATGGACCCAACACTGGCGCGTTGCTTCGGGTCTTGGCGTCTCGGCTGACGATCTGCTCGGTGTGCGGGATTGGCAGGGGTACAACGGGTTCGGCCCCACTGAGCGAGCGGTGCTGGCGGCTACCGATGACGTGGTGCGCGACGGCGTGGTGAGTGCACAGAGCTGGGCTGCCTGTGAGCGCGAATTGCATTGCGACAGAGCGATTCTTGTCGAACTAGTCACTGCAATAGGCGCGTGGCGAATGGTCGCCTCGATCCTGCACAGCCTCAAGGTTCCGTTGGAAGACGGCGTGTCCAGCTGGCCTCCCGACGGCCAGCACCCCGAGTGA
- a CDS encoding NAD(P)H-dependent flavin oxidoreductase: MRTRVAELLGVEFPICAFSHCRDVVAAVSNAGGFGILGAVAHTPKRLESELTWIAEHTGGRPFGVDLLLPPKYVGAERGGIDPRQARELLPDQHRTFVDDLLARYGITAVGNQERSPLAGGLNISPKGYEPLLDVAFAHDIRLIASALGPPPPDLVERAHGHDVLVAALAGTTQHARRHAAAGVDLIVAQGTEAGGHTGEVATMVLVPEVVDAVSPTPVLAAGGIARGRQVAAALALGAEGVWCGSVWLTTEEAETPPVVKDKFLAATSSDTVRSRSLTGKPARMLRTAWTDEWDRPESPDPLGMPLQSALVSDPQLRINQAADQPGARARELATYFVGQVVGSLDRVRPARSVVLDMVEEFIDTIGQLNGLMDR; encoded by the coding sequence GTGCGGACCAGAGTCGCCGAGTTGCTCGGTGTGGAGTTTCCGATATGCGCGTTCAGTCACTGCCGCGATGTCGTGGCCGCGGTGTCCAACGCGGGCGGGTTCGGGATCCTCGGTGCGGTCGCGCATACCCCCAAACGGCTGGAGAGCGAGCTGACCTGGATCGCGGAGCACACGGGTGGCCGGCCGTTCGGAGTCGACTTGCTCCTGCCGCCCAAATACGTCGGCGCTGAGCGAGGCGGGATCGACCCACGGCAGGCCCGGGAGCTATTACCCGATCAGCACCGGACCTTTGTCGACGACCTGCTGGCCCGCTACGGCATCACTGCGGTCGGGAACCAGGAGCGTTCGCCGTTGGCCGGCGGGCTCAACATCTCGCCCAAGGGTTACGAGCCGCTGCTCGATGTGGCCTTTGCCCACGACATCCGGCTGATCGCCAGCGCGCTCGGGCCGCCGCCACCGGACCTCGTCGAGCGCGCCCACGGCCACGACGTGCTGGTTGCCGCCCTAGCCGGCACGACGCAACACGCGCGGCGACACGCGGCGGCCGGTGTAGACCTGATCGTCGCGCAGGGCACCGAGGCCGGCGGCCACACCGGCGAGGTGGCGACCATGGTCCTGGTTCCAGAGGTCGTCGATGCGGTCTCTCCGACACCCGTGCTGGCTGCGGGCGGGATCGCCCGCGGCCGCCAGGTCGCCGCGGCGCTGGCCTTGGGAGCGGAGGGCGTCTGGTGTGGCTCGGTCTGGTTGACCACCGAAGAGGCCGAAACGCCCCCGGTGGTCAAGGACAAGTTCCTGGCCGCAACATCCTCGGACACGGTGCGGTCCCGGTCGCTGACCGGCAAGCCGGCGCGCATGTTGCGCACGGCCTGGACCGACGAGTGGGATCGGCCGGAAAGCCCCGACCCGCTCGGCATGCCGCTACAGAGCGCGCTGGTCAGCGACCCGCAATTGCGCATCAACCAGGCCGCCGACCAACCCGGCGCCAGGGCTCGTGAGTTGGCGACCTACTTCGTCGGGCAGGTGGTCGGGTCGCTCGACCGGGTGCGGCCGGCACGCTCGGTGGTCCTCGACATGGTCGAGGAGTTCATCGACACCATCGGGCAGTTGAACGGTCTCATGGATAGGTGA